In Poecilia reticulata strain Guanapo linkage group LG15, Guppy_female_1.0+MT, whole genome shotgun sequence, the sequence GGACTAAATAAGAGTAACAGCTTGAACAGCATTAAAGGTACTGAAAGTTTGATAGACTTCAGACTAAACAGCAGGGATTCGTGGCTTACGTCTGGATGATGGATGAGGTATGTTACTGCCCACTTGAGCACAGTGGTGGTGGTTTCAACACCGGCTCCAAAGATGTCCCCCACTGTCATGAGGAGGTGATCGTCACTGAGGCCTGCAGTCGCCTTGTCAACGTCCGCCGTGTTGTTGTTGTCAGCGCTGCGTTTGGCTCTCAGCAGGGCGTCCAGCAGGTCTCTCTGGACGTTGTCGCTGTAGTCTGCCTGGGAGACGGGAAAGAGTCGgtgtgcaacacacacacacacacacacacacacagtcaaaaCAAACGGGAGAGAGGTTGTATCACTCAGgggaaaaataaagaggaaaaagttttttttattttttttttaaagatctgatCATGTACATTGAGCTGCAGCTACTGCTCTGGTGGACATCTGAGGCGTTATGACTTGTgacaaaatttgacattttggggTGGCCTTTTACTGTCTGCAGTCCAAGGATTGTCAGGTTGTTGTTCATTTTGTCTGATCGCCCACTGGACATGCCCCACCCATGCactgagtaaaacaaaaataattcactgAGTTATGCTCACAGAGAAGCaagttggattaaaaattatacagaaatcaagagaaatattacttttgtacaataaaatgtcagcaaatgcTCGTTTGCAGTAGTTACCCCCACATGGCAACAATATTTGACATGGGGcgtttatatttttcttcagtatAGTTTGCATTTCTGGTCAATAAGTCACACATTTAAACCTTACTTATTATTCTTACTTGAATATTAAAAGCCAATAACAGGCAGAACAGCAGCAGTAAATAAGACACATATTGTTAGATCAGGGCTGACCAAACGTTTGTCTTGAGGGCTGAGATGTCAAGTGCAACATAATAAGCTACAAAGTGGACCATGTAACGGTCAGCTCGGTTTTGGATAGAGTGAGAGTTTAATTGGAACAATGCATTTCGTTTGAATTGAAACTAGGACTTTGTGTGCAGTTTTAATATGGGTTCTAatcaacatgaatgttttcGACATCAGTGCCGTCGTGTGGGTTAATAGCGACACCACAGAGCCTACCTTATGCTCGTCATACTTCTTCTGCAGAAGTTTGTCTCTGACTGAAACACAGTGCTTCAGAAGACGCAGGTCTGCATTGGGGAAAATCTGGTGCACAGAGACAGACGTTAATCAGTTTTGATCATACTCAATGTTTCAAATTATCTTTACTACATGATTCGATATTGACTGACgacatttttttacatgtttttattcaggtgtTAGGGTGAAACAAACTGCCCTTTAAAAGCAACACAGCAGGTTGCTTCCTAAACCCAATGATGTAAAGAACTGGAGAACTTGAGTTTGTATTCTTTATGATTTGTTACCTAAACATTTACCATGACTGTTGATCAGACCCTCAAACCAGTTTAATAACTTGATTATTAAACGTATTGGTCTCATTTAATGGAAGTTGGAGAAATGTAAGGCTCATGTTTCTATGAGAGAAAATGTACCTCAATGCATTCTTGTTCAAACTGGATGAAACATCTGCTTTTGGCTCATTTAGTTTGTTGcaatttttgtacttttcttattgtttatgTAGCAACTATTGTAGCTGTAACTTCACGTGTCTTTCTGATTACAACctcattttccacatttgaagCTGTCTCTGTGTGGGGCGTTGACATCGACTGACCTGTAGCCAGGGGAAGATGTCAACTAAGCTGTCCTTAGCCACCGTGTCCACGATGCCCTGGCTGTAGCGCAGCATGCCTTCGAACTCTGGGTCTCCGCGGGCGTAGGATGAGTTGAAGCAGAGGGAACAGACCACGTTTGTGACGGCCCGAGTCAGCTCAGGGGCCAGATCCAGAGCCAGGCCCAAAGCCGCTGCCTCGGACACAGTGGAACACAGAGACTGGGCCTCTGCACAGACTGAGCACACCACAGGTCCACCATGTCCGGTTACTGTCCAGTTCTGCCCAGTAGATAAACTTAATAGgtttcagtcattttaacaCTACAGGACCAAAACGTTTGGAGGGAAAGTGATTTGTGTCCACTCCAAAAAACTgatatgccaaaaaaaaaaaactgagtgcAGAGCATTTCTCCTACCTACTTTGCTCCACCCCCttacgtacacacacacacacacacatgcacgcacacacacacacgcacgcatgcacacgcacacacacacacacacacacacacgcacacacacacacacacacacacacacacgtgcaaacacacacccaaACCCATCTCTCATAGCCACCCAAACATGTTTgggtggctatctttgtggggaatttccattgacttccattcatttctacagcatAAACTTTACCCTTAACCTAACCCTATCCGTTACttacctaaccctaaccaaaactcaattcccaccttagtcctaaatttgacccctgacccaaaaacagcatttccccttgtggggaccagacTTCGGTCCCCACAGggagcagtgggtccccacaGTGTAGTATGTGtaaggaaaatggtccccacaaggtattacaaacaaacacacacaaaggcagTCTGTATGGATATGCGCCAGAGAGAATTTCTACATgcgtaaataaatatttttgatcagtGTTGctatatttgaacattttgatacATTAAAGGAAGTGTAGTGATCTGTACTCACTCATCCTCTCAATGGTGGCAGATCCTTCTCCAAACATGCAAAGAGCTCCATGCACTATTTTTCTGTGGAACCTCCAGGCAGGACTGTAATCTCCAAAAGCAATGTCTTTTCCATCTCTGGTCAGAATGTCTGTAGTTACCTTTGAAATACACATGGCACGCagaacaaaagcacaaaaggaCAGCGTCAGCACGAGAGATGAAGCCGAGGACACAAAAAGAGAAACGGTACCCACAGTTCTTGGCCTCCCTGCAAATATCTTTCCCTTCTTCAGCAGGATCTCTTTGGCGTGCACATGCTGGTTGACGATGACTACCCTGTGAGAGCCCATCGTCAGCGAGTACGTCTGTCCGTActttttctgcagctctttAAAAAGCACGTGAGGAGGATGCTGGCTTCGCAAACTCAGCAGACTGCCGATTAAAGGCAGCGCGGGGAGGTGAGGGGGCTCCTGGGAGCCAAACAAGGACTTGACTTTCAGCTGCCACGTCAACACAGCCAGAACAAGGATAGCAAAGACAATCAGAAAAAAGCAAGCCATATCTGTGAGTGGAGGGTCCTGCCGGAGTGATCTGATTCACCTGTGGCCATGCATCGCAGGGAGAAGCTGTGAAGGAAGGCTTCCAGCTCATGCGGCACTGAACTTATATGCAACCACATCAAGGCCAAAGCCTTGACTCTGACTGAGCAAAGATAAGAGACACTTGTCTGATGAAATCCTTGAAGAAAATCACTTCTAACCATTGTTATGCCCTTCAAAAAACCGATGCTCTATTCCAAGTAATGAAATGTCTtcccaaaagtattcacaccccatgaactttttctcctttttgtcatgtttcaacCACAAAGCCCATGTATATTTGGGTTTGTCACCTTGTATGTGACAGACCACTACAAAGTAGCAcacaattgtgaaatgaaaagaaaataacacatgGTTGAGGAGGCATTGTAATGCATGGTGTTGgagttcattcatttttgtctctgtgcACCTCCGTGGTTCATTTATCAGTTTCAGGACCCGACCTGAAATAATGGGATTTggttatatataaaaacaggctttaatgcagaaaaatgatcaaatgttacaaGCCACACATGTCATACAAAAGGAACAGATACAGAGTTACATTCTCTATCCAGCACTGGGGCAACACTTAGTTTATCTTATGGATGAAACCAAGTGAGGCAAAGATTGCAGCGcgagtttagctttttattcttctctACAATCTCCACCCTCCCTCTAAAGGATAGTCTAATCAATTTCAGTCTGTTTACGTATGACTGGCGGCAGTCACATGTAGACATGGTTAGGTAAGCTGCAGTGTGTGAGTGTAAGCAGATGAAAGAGGCTAAAAGAGATGGAGGAAACAATAGAATTCATAACAATggtttcaaatttttattttaccagtaAAAATCGGTGGGGCGCATTTTACATTCAATACTTCTTGGTCAATACATTGTTTTTTAGGACCAACTGTCACTGTAAGAGCTGCAAGCATTTTGAGGTAAAGTCTATCTGTCTATCTCAGCTTAGGTTTTTACATTGACTAGACCATTGtaacatgttaatattttgaTCAGTACCATTCCGTTGTACCTCAAGCTATATGTTTAGGGTGGTAgacctgctggaaggtgaaactcCACTCAAGTCTCGggtttttaaatgtatccaGTCACCTCCATGTCCACTTGTCCAGAAAATGTCATGGAGACTGCTGCTACTAACATCAGGAAAAGAAAGGATCGCTCTGAAGTCAATTCTAACATGAATGACCTGTGCAAGAAGCTCAATTGTGAAATGTCTTCATTTCTAAAtattcttcagtcagaggtaGTGTGGTGTGGAAGAACTTGACCTGCCTGGATAGAAtcctgaactgaactgaactgaactatGAGTCAGACTATtttgtccaacatcagtgtctgacctcacaaatacAATTTTGGAAGAGTGGTCTAAATTCCCATCAAAACTCCTAAACCTTGCGGAAAGTCTTCCTGCAAGAGTTCCAATTGTTTTAGCCCCAAAGAATGGATCAAATAAATCTCGTTAATTAACAATCAGCTGTGGatttacacacacatgctcatGTGTGTATAAATACTTCTGGAAATCCTTAGGAAACTTTAAGGTTAAATTcaattctgttttaatattgCATAGTAAGCCTgattatttagatatttttcaaatagaatctattttttaaagtcattttttagTAATTAAGGCTTCATTATGTAGTtgtttccaaatattttaatgtatgaGCAGAGGAGGACACCGGTAAACTACCGAATAGATGTGAACCGAACAGGCGCCTCATGAACGCGTTGCTACTCAATTAAGGACCTCTCCGGTtgccgttgtttttttttttgtaacaaggAAAATGGCGTCAGCTGATTCTCAGCCGCGGTTCGGCCAGTCTGTTAAAGGATTATTATCCGACAAGGTGGGCTCCTGTAGCGGGGACGTGATTGCGTTGACCCGCCAGGTGCTGAAAGGATCCCGGAGCCAAGAGGTAGCGGAACACTCGCTTTGATTATTGCCTTCTTCATACTATTGAACATTACCGGACAACCACCGGAAACAAGTacacattacaaaataaaaggataGCCACGTTACTCTTAAAGCGTCTTAACAGGCTCCAACATATggactttaataaaaaataatattgtagcAGTTCTTCATCAGTATCACCCGAATcgtgtatatttttatgtttacttgcTACGCAACACATTTCCCATAAAAATGGATAGGGCAGTCCACCAGCGGCCCATCGTgtattgtgttaaaaatgtcaacaggaaattttaaaatatgctctCTATATAATCAAAAGACATTATTGACAATGTCTTCCGATAACCTCAACTATGgttttaaaaaggcaaacacaaaacacagtgaaatacattttaattaaacatttatcttttgCACTTCAGTTAAACCCTTAAGAAGTCATCGGTCAGTGGATCTTAAGACAAACTACGTAAAACtgatcacatttaaaaatgagataaataaaaaagaaatattaactGATTCATTTGATGgcattcataaaaatataatgtttgttactggtttctcaattgttgacaggtgtttttttaatgactttatttttgtgtttaaaatgtaaagcgctttgaactgccttgttgctgaaacgtgctatgcaaataaacttgacttgattaAAAATGGACAATGATGAGTATTTATCTACTTTACTAAAAGCCACAaagt encodes:
- the cyp17a1 gene encoding steroid 17-alpha-hydroxylase/17,20 lyase, which translates into the protein MACFFLIVFAILVLAVLTWQLKVKSLFGSQEPPHLPALPLIGSLLSLRSQHPPHVLFKELQKKYGQTYSLTMGSHRVVIVNQHVHAKEILLKKGKIFAGRPRTVTTDILTRDGKDIAFGDYSPAWRFHRKIVHGALCMFGEGSATIERMICAEAQSLCSTVSEAAALGLALDLAPELTRAVTNVVCSLCFNSSYARGDPEFEGMLRYSQGIVDTVAKDSLVDIFPWLQIFPNADLRLLKHCVSVRDKLLQKKYDEHKADYSDNVQRDLLDALLRAKRSADNNNTADVDKATAGLSDDHLLMTVGDIFGAGVETTTTVLKWAVTYLIHHPDVQRRIQDELDTKIGADRSPRLRDRGSLPYLEATIREVLRIRPVAPLFIPHVALSDASIGDFKVKKGTRVIINLWSLHHDEKEWSNPEHFDPGRFLDSEGTGLTIPSSSYLPFGTGIRVCLGEALAKMELFLFLSWILQRFTLSVPPDHSLPSLEGKFGVVLQPVKYKVKATPRPGWERAKSQMC